A window from Salvia miltiorrhiza cultivar Shanhuang (shh) chromosome 2, IMPLAD_Smil_shh, whole genome shotgun sequence encodes these proteins:
- the LOC131012697 gene encoding pentatricopeptide repeat-containing protein At1g12775, mitochondrial-like, with protein MMNRRAAVSAINLIHGRGFLNGWSHKSGILSPPFSLFSSKAFQPKQPRIDFSCVKELKDAIELFQKMKSMRREPSIRMYNNLLSVTVKIEQYSFALYMFDEILRMGVPVDVYTMTIAVNCCCLLKDIKSGFAIMGIFFKRGYEPNVATFTTLIKGLFLDHKVVEAGKLFNKILCFGICEPNDVMILAMVDGLCKSGNVLPARDLVRRLERSRLRPDVKTYSALLDGLRKSGMVDDAFKLLSTMTEKGISPDVVTYNSMIQGLCDLGRLEDVKVLMDDMSNSNISIDVVTFSILIDAYCKERRMKEAEDLLDIMKQRNVCPNVVTYNTLMEGYCLRGEIDKARQVLHSMVDKGLKPNIVSYSCLLNGYCKKERVDEAWLLFLEVPLKGMEHNTCTYNTMIHGLFSKRRFSEGWKLFKDMGARRVSPDMYTYSTLLDGLCRNGDTDEALSFLHLIEGKGVNPDRVTYGAVINGLCKNGKHDVARDLLNRLPSRGVQPNARIYNMIIGALCQEGSTEEAKCLLTEMQNRGCAPDELTYNIMTRSFLKKKELSKAIQYLEEMREKGISADVSTLSMVVDQMQTEDDFLLKLMKDVWPKDIVS; from the coding sequence ATGATGAACAGAAGAGCTGCTGTTTCTGCAATAAATCTGATTCATGGAAGGGGATTTCTCAATGGATGGTCGCATAAATCGGGtattctctctcctccattctctctcttctcttccaaGGCTTTTCAACCTAAGCAGCCCAGAATCGATTTCAGTTGTGTTAAAGAATTAAAGGATGCTATTGAATTGTTTCAAAAAATGAAGAGTATGCGGCGGGAGCCTTCTATTCGAATGTACAACAATCTTTTGAGTGTTACTGTAAAGATTGAGCAGTATTCTTTTGCCCTTTATATGTTTGATGAAATTCTTAGGATGGGTGTTCCTGTTGATGTTTATACGATGACTATTGCTGTCAACTGTTGTTGTCTCTTGAAAGATATAAAATCTGGCTTTGCTATAATGGGTATATTTTTCAAGAGAGGCTACGAACCAAATGTCGCGACATTCACCACTTTGATTAAAGGGCTGTTTTTAGATCATAAGGTGGTCGAGGCTGGAAAATTGTTCAATAAGATTTTGTGTTTCGGAATATGTGAGCCTAATGATGTGATGATTCTGGCGATGGTAGATGGGCTTTGTAAATCAGGAAATGTCCTTCCAGCGAGAGATTTAGTACGTAGATTAGAAAGAAGTAGGCTGAGACCTGATGTTAAGACTTATAGTGCATTACTCGACGGGCTACGCAAATCTGGAATGGTGGATGATGCTTTTAAGCTCCTATCCACGATGACCGAAAAGGGTATTTCACCCGATGTTGTCACATATAACTCGATGATTCAGGGGTTGTGCGACCTAGGGAGATTGGAGGATGTTAAGGTTCTGATGGATGATATGTCCAATTCTAATATTTCTATCGATGTCGTAACTTTTAGTATATTGATTGATGCATACTGCAAGGAGAGAAGGATGAAAGAGGCTGAGGATTTGTTGGATATTATGAAGCAACGTAATGTATGCCCTAATGTTGTCACTTATAATACGCTAATGGAGGGGTATTGTTTGAGAGGGGAAATCGATAAAGCACGACAAGTACTTCATTCCATGGTTGACAAGGGACTTAAGCCTAATATTGTTAGCTACAGTTGCTTATTAAATGGATACTGCAAAAAGGAAAGAGTAGACGAAGCTTGGCTTCTTTTTCTTGAAGTTCCTTTGAAAGGTATGGAGCATAATACATGTACTTATAATACCATGATTCATGGATTGTTTAGTAAGCGTAGATTTTCTGAGGGTTGGAAGCTTTTCAAGGATATGGGAGCTCGACGAGTAAGTCCTGACATGTATACTTATAGTACATTGTTGGATGGGTTGTGCAGGAATGGGGACACTGATGAAGCTCTTTCTTTTCTGCATTTGATTGAAGGGAAAGGAGTTAATCCTGATAGAGTCACGTATGGGGCTGTCATTAATGGGTTATGCAAAAATGGAAAACATGATGTTGCGAGAGATCTTCTCAACCGACTTCCTTCTAGAGGTGTGCAACCTAATGCTCGAATATACAATATGATCATCGGTGCACTTTGTCAAGAAGGTTCTACGGAGGAGGCAAAATGTTTGCTTACTGAGATGCAGAATCGTGGTTGTGCACCCGACGAATTGACATACAACATCATGACGCGAAGTTTCCTAAAGAAGAAAGAGCTTAGCAAGGCAATACAATACTTGGAGGAAATGCGCGAAAAGGGAATATCAGCAGATGTTTCTACTCTTTCCATGGTAGTTGATCAAATGCAAACCGAAGATGATTTTCTTCTCAAATTGATGAAGGATGTTTGGCCAAAGGATATTGTATCATAG